One window from the genome of Jiangella alba encodes:
- a CDS encoding sigma-70 family RNA polymerase sigma factor — MSEPSLDYLIATAQADPADDTVAMNDIIRRFEPLVQTISRSLSTDPHVRQDLAQEARLGLVKAVRAHRPGTSGFPSYARRYMRGAVLRFVGSYTSREAALDPKDEFWAIPVTPVALTEITDVFAVLTPDQRRVAIARYVGNDRMTEIATDLGTSPSAVSQRLRTIHRALRPILAAAVAA; from the coding sequence TTGAGCGAGCCCTCGCTCGACTACCTGATCGCCACCGCCCAGGCCGACCCGGCCGACGACACGGTGGCCATGAACGACATCATCCGGCGGTTCGAGCCGCTGGTGCAGACGATCTCCCGGTCGCTCTCGACTGACCCTCACGTCCGGCAGGACCTGGCTCAGGAGGCGAGGCTCGGCCTGGTCAAGGCCGTCCGCGCCCACCGTCCCGGGACGTCCGGCTTCCCGTCGTACGCCCGGCGCTACATGCGTGGAGCGGTACTCCGGTTCGTCGGCTCGTACACCTCCCGCGAGGCCGCCCTCGACCCCAAGGACGAGTTCTGGGCCATCCCGGTCACGCCAGTCGCGCTCACCGAGATCACCGACGTGTTCGCTGTTCTGACGCCTGACCAGCGGCGGGTGGCCATCGCCCGGTACGTCGGCAACGACCGGATGACCGAGATCGCGACCGACCTGGGCACCAGCCCGTCGGCGGTCAGCCAGCGGCTCCGCACCATCCACCGGGCACTCCGTCCGATCTTGGCGGCGGCGGTGGCGGCATGA